One Phycisphaerae bacterium DNA window includes the following coding sequences:
- the cysC gene encoding adenylyl-sulfate kinase, giving the protein MTEIKATNITWHEGHVGREDRHKLLGQKGATIWFTGLSGCGKSTIAYTVEHALIASGRLAYVLDGDNIRHGLNKNLGFSASDREENIRRIGEVTKLFADAGLFSLTSFISPYRKDRDLARNIHEQAGLPFIEVFVDVPIEICEQRDPKGLYKKARAALAAGKGMGFTGVDDPYEAPLKPELVLANHQTTPQEAAANVLAYLQDNGLLPR; this is encoded by the coding sequence ATGACCGAGATCAAGGCAACCAACATCACCTGGCATGAGGGACACGTCGGCCGCGAAGATCGCCACAAGCTCCTCGGCCAGAAGGGCGCCACCATCTGGTTCACCGGCTTGAGCGGGTGCGGCAAGAGCACCATCGCCTACACCGTCGAGCACGCCCTGATCGCTTCCGGCCGGCTGGCTTACGTCCTCGATGGAGACAACATCCGCCACGGACTCAACAAGAACCTGGGCTTTTCCGCTTCCGACCGCGAAGAGAACATCCGCCGAATCGGCGAGGTCACCAAGCTCTTCGCCGACGCCGGGTTGTTCTCCCTGACCAGTTTCATCAGCCCCTACCGTAAGGACCGCGACTTGGCCCGGAATATCCACGAGCAAGCCGGCCTGCCCTTCATCGAGGTCTTCGTCGACGTCCCCATCGAAATCTGCGAACAACGCGATCCCAAGGGCCTCTACAAGAAAGCCCGCGCCGCCCTGGCCGCCGGCAAGGGCATGGGCTTCACCGGCGTGGACGACCCCTACGAGGCTCCACTCAAGCCGGAACTCGTCCTCGCCAACCACCAAACCACCCCCCAGGAAGCGGCCGCGAACGTCCTCGCTTACCTCCAAGACAACGGACTCCTCCCCCGCTGA